The following DNA comes from Rhea pennata isolate bPtePen1 chromosome 7, bPtePen1.pri, whole genome shotgun sequence.
GGAAGAAACAGTAGCCATGTAAGTCTGGAAATATTAATTATACTCTTTAGCAAATGATTACAGAATTTGAATAGAAGGGTGCCACCCACTGCTGGGAGTTAGACCATCTTCATATTCTCCTTTTGAAGGCTCATTCACTTGGTCACTCAGAAAGAGcagataaaggagaaaaaatgcagtGGAAGTTCGTGTGAATAACATATGCCTGAGTATTTGTCTCAGGAAACCCCACACCTCAGATTATCCttagattattttatattaatagtATAAGATTATGTGTTCAAGGGGAATCACTAAATTTTTTCATAGCAAACACAATGTACTATAAAGAATACTTTATGTATAGACAGCAGTGTTTTAACACTGAGAATGCAGTTTATGTAAAAACTCACAAGTCTTACTCCTTAGGCTCTAAGGAGTGGTCTAACCTTATCAAATTTGATTAATATTACCAGCTAAATATTATTCAGGTTGGATGCTTCTTGCCATGttatattatttaattaatgaTTTTATGTCAAGATTTCacttaaggatttttttattttttgtttgaaaggCACTGCAGTAGCACAAAAAGTTTGATGAAATCaattttttactgtttctctgttttacCTAAATGCAGTTTATGTTAACAGATTTAGTCACATTTTAAGATAGACTGAAAAAGGAATGCTGTTGTATGTAAAATTATGTGATTAGGTCATTCACTTGCTGAGTCatacattttcctcttctttacaCTGCTGTGAATATAAAAATTTCTTACTTGGTGGTAGTACCTCATTAATTGATAATTTATATTTCACAAGAGCTTTCCTAGTTGGGTTGCAGAGGAGTTGAGAAACCTGTAATCATGGCAGTAAAAGCACTTCAAGCACGTCAtacatttcttcagaagaacTGCTAGTGCTAAttattaacttcttttttcAGATCTATAACAGTATACCTGAAGTCAACAATGTTTTCCAAGCTAGCCCAGTCTCAAACCATTGCTGTTCTCCGTCGTGGTGTTCATGCTTCAGTGAGTTCTGCTACCTCAGTTGCTACTAAAAAAACCATCCAAGGACCTCCGTCCTCTGAGTACATTTTTGAACGTGAGGCTAAATATGGTGCCCACAACTATCACCCACTACCTGTTGccctggaaagaggaaaaggtatTCCCTTTAGGTTTCTCTGGGTGCTGTAGACGGGATGTGCTGTATGCATAATGCTTTTGACCATACTAGTTCCTGCAGCTTTTTGTAGATTAAGATAATTGATGAAATAAAGACAATTAATGACTAATCGGAGAACTGGATGATTACACTTCAGGctctctggggaaaaaatatactcTCTCTAAAATGATTTATCTAAATGGAGGCCTGAGAACTTTGTTTATTCAGAATAACTCATCAATAGTTTCAAGCAACTTTGTTTATTGTGTCATCTTATTTGTGTGCAAACGTCAATGTTAAAGCAAACATCTAATAGTGTATTAGACCTATCTTTTTGCCCTGTGTACTGTTGCTGtctttttacttaattttaatttactcTGATCTTTAACCATGTTTGATCTTTAACCATGTTAAATTCTATCGAGTTTTCACAGAAACGTGAAATTCCCCATGGTAGTTCAAACACCTGTTTACTAATATAACACATTTTGATTGTTCACAACTGTCAGTCTCTAAATTTTGAGACCACTCAAATTCTGTATTATTAgtattagtattattttatgACCTCTGTTGTGTTCTCAAAATTCTCTTACAGAAGTAATCCTCCCTAGCATCTTTTTAGGACTCAAAACAGAGACTGAGGAGAAATAATATTCTTGCACTGCTCACTAACTTAGTGGAACGGCAACTTTATAGGGGAAcgtcttcttttctttattccttgTGGGGGCACTTATTTATACTGTACCAGTTTCTTGCTTATGTTCCCCTTATCATTTGATTGATTCCCAGTTAGTGTGCCTGCTGCAGACATACCTTTCAGATATGTGctaacaaataacaaaaatacaatttacatTTGGCCAGGTTGCTCTGTAGCTCTTGAGTTGTATCGTTTAGTATTAGCTCATGTTGTCctttattttgtgcatttaccatacttttatttttctaggtaTTTATGTGTGGGATGTTGAAGGCAGAAAATACTTCGACTTTCTGAGTGCTTACAGTGCTGTTAATCAAGGCCACTGTCATCCAAAAATTGTGAATGCTCTGAAAGCTCAGTCTGAAAAACTGACCCTTACATCTAGAGCATTCTACAATGATGTACTTGGTGAATATGAGGAGTTTATCACCAAAATGTTCAACTACAACAAAGTTCTTCCAATGAACACAGGTAGAAAAAAGTCTTCCTCCACTTTATTTCTGGTCTGTGAGAGTGAACGCTTGTAATGTTTGGTCCTGCCTCGATGGTCTGTCTTACGTAGAAGTATGATAATGGCATTGCTTTATGTTTCAGGAGTGGAAGCTGGAGAAACTGCCTGTAAACTGGCTCGGAAGTGGGCATACACTGTGAAAGGAAttccaaaatacaaagcaaaaattatttttgcaggtATGTTGAGTGAGTGATACAAGCTGTGGTAAATTCTACAGTTGGAAAGCTTCTAAGGCTTTCCCtactactgtttttcttctgtattcctCAGTTACTCCAGAAGTTAGCCTTATCCCAGTAAAGGCATATGGtagtcactctcacagtgagaGTAACAGCAATCTTGGTAAACTTAATATGGGACCCTGGGAAGTCCTGATTATGAGTGGTATACCTCTTGCCTTCATCTACATACTCTGCTTGACCATAAGACAGGGGAAAGTTACCCATGACTGAAGAGACCATTGTGtgttactaaaaaaaataaacttatgtATTGGTATTCTTAAATTTGATATTCTTTAGTTATAGATGAAgttaggtttttctttttgtttgcttgttttttaaatcagttctACTATTGTTCAATGCTTCTGTGTTTTAGAAAACTTCTAGATTAAATCTGATTAAATACTGATGTTTGTTTGCTACAGCTGCAAAGGCTGTTTCTGACTCTTAGTACATATGGTGGCTGAACCATAAACTGTCATTAGATAGCAATTATAAACTGAAATTCAGAGTTGAATATTGCATTATGATTTCTAAGACCAATATAtatctttttcacttttaagaCTCCTTTaatatttctccttccttctcattAGTGAGTTAACTTTTGCTTATGAGCCACTTAActtttaataaatgattttcCATCTTGATAAACTGGATATGCAGTCATTTTTTTATGATGCCATCCCGTTAACCATGATATTTAATGATGTGTCAGGTATTTGGAAAAGGTAGTAATCCTTGTAGGAGCTCTGCATTTTAGCAGAAAAAGGCTTTCTCTGATAGCTTGGAGCAGAccaaaaaatgactttaaacGTTAGGCTAGAGAACTTGTTCTAGATGCTGTGCTTGGCAGTGAGCCAGTACAGAGCCTGGTGTGCTAAGGTGCAAACAGCCTTTGATCAGTAGAGAGATAAGACTGCCCTGCTTCAGGTAAGTTGGAGCTCATCAGGATACTGTGTTGCAGCAACATAACCTTGAGATGAAAAGCATGTGATTCACCAAAGCACATAGCAAAGATTGTTCTGCTATAAGATACAGTGTATTGTTATTTACATTGGTGATTAGAAAGAGAGGATCCCTACAGCTGGCTCAGTCAGTAATAcgttatttcagatttttttccaggttgAGAATGTCCTCTGCCCGTTAGAATTGGAGTTGCACAATGAATTTagtggaggagaaagaaaaggcttgATGTCGACATCATTTCTTAAATTTCCTTAGTTGTCTTAAGCACTCTATTATCAATTAGCTGAGAGTACACTGATTTAACTGGAATATTGAAATCAATATATGATAGCTTGGTGTAGTGATAATTGTTTCCTAGCCATTTTTAACTGATGTTTCTGTATGAAATAGCATAAtgttacaatatttaaaaaatatgaacagtTTATTTTGGAACTTTGGAATgtatagaaatacatttttggcTAAAGCTTAATGGAAGCTTAATTTTTTTAGCACCTTAAATTCTGGGtggtatttactttttttctgcatttaatgggtattatttatgaaaaaactgtacatttttctaaaaccagataatactgctttgttttcaatGTCTCAGATTACTAACAAAGCTTACAGAAATTTCGTGTACTTGCCGGCTTTCATACTATaactgtcttttgtttttccactgtgCTTCTGATATAGCAATATGATCTACTTATAGGATTCATGCAAAATGCTAACAATTGGCAGAAAGATGCTAATGTTACACAACTCTTAAAATACAACTGGAAAGCATAGTTTTAATTGTCCTAAAAACTGTTCTAGCTCTTAGTTTTGCAACACACCCCTGTCAGCTATCTTAGCTGAAAACATGTCATAACTTTGTTGGCTACATGCTCCATAATTATCTTTCTTCTAGCTGGCAACTTCTGGGGTAGAACGATGTCTGCTATCTCTAGTTCCACTGACCCCACCAGTTATGATGGCTTTGGACCCTTTATGCCAGGTTTTGAAGTGATCCCATACAATGACCTACCAGCTCTTGAGGTATTTCACAATTTTATTCCCttttaataaatacagacaTTTAAGATACTTTTTACAGTATCTTTTCAGTAAATAGTGAGGCAGGAAAATCAAAAGTCTATCCTTTAAAAAACGTACTTTAAGAAATATGTACCTAGACACATAAAAGAAATATACGTATTGTATTTCTTATAGGAAACATATGTGAATTATGCtttagatttgatttttttggtttttgcttcagaatgtaaaaggaaaaccgtgcaatctgttttatttccacatCATTAAGATGTTCCAAATATAATTAAAGAACAGCAGATAACTAAAGTATATTACTGTCAAGTAGAACACATTCCAAAGTTGGGATTTGGATTTTGAAACTATTATCTTGACCTACTTTTCTCAGAAATGCTATGGATTCCTCAATGACCAGATGGCTAGAATTCACCGCAGTTGCTCATaagtcttttcagttttacagaatCTTTAAAACCATGGTAGGCTGTTATTTCACTTAGCTTCATGAAATGCTAGTGATTCTGCATTGCCCTGGGCATTCTCAGATGTGGCCTCTCAAGCTGTTGGCAAGGGTTGACCTTGATCAGTTAAAATCCATGATCACTTAGATCACTTAGATTGCTATTATGAGCAAGTTATGTGGAgaggctgggtttttttttagatgGAGGTGCTTGCCTCCTAAAAGTTTGGATGAGGGAGACAAACGTTTCTCAGAACATTATGCATGCTGTGTGGAAAAACTTTTTCAGATTTGAACCTAAGTAAGGCTGTCCGGTGTAAAAGTTCTGTAACTGTTCAGTAGATTTCAGCTAACTTTACTGAGGCTTTTAATGTGTTCTGGAGACCCTGAACTTAAATCCATGTCCATCAGACTGATAACAAAATAGAATAGGTTCTATTTATGGGGCAATATTGAGGAAAAACTGTAGCAAGTTCATCCTGTGAATCACTGTATCTCTTGAATCTCCTGGACTTCTAAATGTTTTAAGGGTTGGTGGCGCAAGACTACAACTGTAGACTTTGCTGTATGATGGTAAAATTGTTCTGGAgaggctcttttcttttttgctgaagGTTAACTGGGGTAGCGTTGAGCAATTGTTTGTCTTGTATAGGGTAATGCAAGCTGAGTGTAAAGTTATGAACTGATCTGATAATCTGCTTGTCTAGGTTTGCAAATTTTAAGGTTTCTAATTTCCTGAGCAAGCACACCAGCTAATCTTTCAAAGCAAACAGTGACATAAGCTTCTGTGCTGGAACTGAAATGTCACCCATAGTACTCATGCCAGGAGGTTGTGCATTATGCCCCTCTGAGATAGAAAACCGGGTTTAGAGCTAGGTTCTGCTACATATATTCGTCTCAGTATTTTTTAACTTCAACTTGaataaaagtttttcttctttctctctttatcACTGTGTACCACTTTCTCAGCGGGCACTTCAAGATCCCAATGCAGCAGCGTTCATGGTTGAACCAATTCAAGGTGAAGCAGGTGTGGTTGTTCCTGACAAAGGGTACCTGACGGGAGTGCGAGACCTCTGCACAAAACACAATGTAAGGGATTCATTGTGACAAGGTGGCTTAAAATTACATGCTGTGTTTACTGGCCTATCTTGTAAGGTCATCCACATTTGCAAGGTATAGGATTTACTGCAACATTTAAtaatttcccttcctttcagtGGAATAGAGTAGGGATAGTTCTCAGTAAGTTATTGCCAGAAAATACAAGAGGTATTTCTTAGCAGTGCTCATTTCCCCCACAACCTGCTTTCCACTGTTTCTTACTGCTGTCACCTATTTAAGTTTCTCATGGGAGTTCTTGAAACTGTATTTATCCAAAATTCatttaacttttccttttttttttttttttttttttttttttttttgcattttaagtttCTTGGGCCAGAAGCCAAGTAAAGTGCTGGTTCTACTGTGCCTATCATAAGGGCTACCAAGGGTTAGTAACAATGATGGGTCACTGTATGAAACACTAAAGGAAATGAGCATATACTTGTAAATGTTCTTTCTAGATCTTTGAAGAGCAGAGATCTCTGTAGGTTGTTcttctattttgcattttcttgcgTTCTGTCTCATATCATACTTCTGACCCATATTCTATCATGTTCTGGCTGAGTTCTGGTATGAAgtgtttaattttgaaaatggagCATTAGATACGTAATTTCTATTCTCCTATAGTGAGGACACACTGAATTAGACTTGGGTTCAATGTCTCTGGAAGGGAGGAATATGTGTTTATGTATGTTTCTGTGTCCTTCAGTTCTCATTGCTTATTGCTTCCTAAGCAGGCTGCCTTCCCTTCTGATTTCAGGACCAAGTTGGTCAACCTCTCCTACAGGCCTAGGCCATCTCCTTTATAAATGTAAGGAAAACGAAAACAAAATGTCTGCTGACTTTTGGCTTTTTATTCTCTTGGTGAAGcctatttgatttaaaaattaagtctGTTCCAATAGAACATCCTGATTCTTAAGTTGAAAGTGCTACCCATAAACCCTTCCAGATCTTCAGGAAGGTATCAAAATACAATCAATAAAGTTGGTTTCCATATTATTGTGGTACTTACCTCTCATGAAGaataaaagagatattttatgAATGATAGTACAGGACAATAGTTTGCAATTTAGGAAAATGAGACCAGCAACTTGGACCTAGATTCTCAGAGTTATCTAAACGCTTAGGTCCCATCAGACGACAAAACGAGCAGAGTCACTAAAATGGCCTTTTTTGGTAAACTGACCTTGGGAAACTTTTGATGATGTACTGTAAAGACAGACAAACTCTACATTTTTGGAAATCCCCCTTATTGTTATGTTGCaaataattcaatttaaatAGATTCTGTGGTGCCTGCCTTATATAGAAAATATCTTTATGCTGATGATGTCAGAGAGAAATTGCTATATATGACAGTATGTTCATTTATCGGTAGTCTGACTTATCATATAATATGTATGTCTCCAGGAGCTTTGGAGGGGTAAAGGAAGTATACTTTGTGTAATCTAGCTGAGTATGTAACTCTGATATATAGTGTATTGCTTTCATGAAAGATCATCAGAATTAGGTATGGAAATGAAAGTCGTTTTCTCTTAcatgtggatttttcttttttttgtctctatAAAGGTTCTGTTTGTTGCTGATGAAATACAGACTGGTTTAGCTAGAACAGGGAAAATGCTAGCTGTTGACCATGAAAACGTGAGACCTGATCTAATCCTTCTTGGAAAGGCTCTTTCTGGTGGCCTATATCCTGTGAGTAACAAAAATATCCATTcactgaataatatttttaggtAGTTAATACTGTAAGCCTACTAGTTGGAAGACAACTAAACAAACTCCTTGTGTGTTGCTCTTGGAAACTGATGTTTAGAAGAATTAACTTCAATTTATGACCAAGATAGTCCAACCTGTGAGAGatgcatatgaaaaaaaaaaagaaatgtataatGTTACATTGATAGCTGAAATGGCTGTGTACTGTAATGAACTTTCTGTACTGATATTCCATTTGTTAGGATGGCAAGCTACTGGATATCATCTTCTCAGGCTggtgcttttttaatttaatttaattaatttatttatttattatagcCCTGGTCAGTTAATTTCTTGAATTAAGTTGGTATATCACTATTTACTTCATTTAGATATTATCCTAGCAGGAACATAAGATTCCAATATTCTgccttttattctgaaattgcTCGTTAGTCTCTTACGCTCTCTCTGGAGAGTACTTCATTATGGTCATTTTGTGATGAATTTCTAGATGAATTTTgaacaagggaagaaaatattaaaaacatatttctgaacAACTAACATTATTATTTCTCTTGTTTGCGGTGCccacataactttttttttcctcatgtagTGACCTAAATTCCTGCAGATTAGGCCAGAAGTTACAGCCTGCCTTGATCTATTTCGGCCAGTTGAAGCTCCTTCTGAGTTCTTAAACAGAATATTGAATCTTAAATTCTTGAAATAATATTCATTATGGAGAAATGCCTCTCAGCTGTACTTAGATGTTATATATTGCCTTTATAGCTAAATGTGTTCATGGAATAGGAGGGGATTAGGCTGTTATGTGATTGTCAGATATAATCTCTTCTATACAGAGCTGGGAATGTAAATGTAATTTACCACCATAACCTGAAAATTGCCATTTCCTGAGCACTAAGGAAAAGTTTGTTTCAGAGAGATTTAATTTTACTcttctaaaaatatgtaaattaatTGGCTGATCTTTCCATTTTAGGTCTCAGCAGTGCTATGTGATGATGAAGTTATGTTGACCATTAAGCCAGGTGAACATGGATCTACATATGGAGGAAATCCATTAGCTTGTCGTGTGGCCATGGCAGCACTGGAGGTTTGTGCGTTTAGAGGCTTGgattccaaaggaaaaagggTGTCATGCTGACATGATCATACTTTCTTAGCTTAAACAAATGGTTTTATCAGTTGTGCTATAAGTAGAAATCGAGCTTTTAGTAAGAATGGAAAATTGGCAGTGATTAACTGTCTGCATATATAGCACATCACAAAACAAATTCTAAAGTCTTAATCAGAAATGTGTCctaatttctgtgtattttattattttagtgttttaaatgacaaaataaaatttatccAAGGAAGATTTCAAGGCACTTAAATTCAGTAAGATAATTTCACtaagacatttttaaatcaacttATTTTACTATACCATATTGAAGAGGCTGCTGGTGTGTGAGCTTAATAACACATGTGCTActggagctgaaacagaagCTAGTAAAATACCTTGTCGAGAGTCCATATTCTAATCATTCCGTGACTGTGTAATTAACCTCATCTAATGCAAGTCACTCAAAGCCTCATCATTTTACAGTATGTAGACTTGGACAAACTCACAGATTACAAAGCCTCAGAGGTTTAACATTTACTTATAAATaatgacaaataaaaacaattagtATTGAATAAAAATTCAGGGAGATTTAACTCTGATAAATGTGAGAGAACAAATGCTTGATATTTGTCAGCTTGAATGTGCAGCCTTTGCGGTGACACTTGGCATGAAACAGCTTTGTATCTGAGCAATTCTAATACCACTATATACGGTGTTGGAAAGGATGACTAAAACAAATGCACTGCCCTTCACTTGACTGTAGCTCTTACTTCCTCTTAGGTAATTGAAGAAGAAGACTtggttaaaaatgcagaagtaatGGGTAACATATTGAGAAATGAGCTGATGAAGGCACCATCTGATATTGTGACTTGTGTGAGAGGAAGAGGACTATTAAATGCAATTGTGATTCGGGAAACCAAAGGTAAGAAAATATAACCAACTGTAGAATCATAGCatgaaaaaacagtgtttttaacttaaattaagGTATCTTTGTGGAGTAGAGGATTGGCTTATTGGCATTGTATTTGCTTTCAGATCTTGGCTATAGTATTGTAGTACCCTACTGAAAATTTGTTCTGGTGTCTC
Coding sequences within:
- the OAT gene encoding ornithine aminotransferase, mitochondrial; the encoded protein is MFSKLAQSQTIAVLRRGVHASVSSATSVATKKTIQGPPSSEYIFEREAKYGAHNYHPLPVALERGKGIYVWDVEGRKYFDFLSAYSAVNQGHCHPKIVNALKAQSEKLTLTSRAFYNDVLGEYEEFITKMFNYNKVLPMNTGVEAGETACKLARKWAYTVKGIPKYKAKIIFAAGNFWGRTMSAISSSTDPTSYDGFGPFMPGFEVIPYNDLPALERALQDPNAAAFMVEPIQGEAGVVVPDKGYLTGVRDLCTKHNVLFVADEIQTGLARTGKMLAVDHENVRPDLILLGKALSGGLYPVSAVLCDDEVMLTIKPGEHGSTYGGNPLACRVAMAALEVIEEEDLVKNAEVMGNILRNELMKAPSDIVTCVRGRGLLNAIVIRETKDCDAWKVCLRLRDNGLLAKPTHGDIIRLAPPLVIKEDEIGECIEIIHKTILSF